The Montipora capricornis isolate CH-2021 chromosome 3, ASM3666992v2, whole genome shotgun sequence genome includes the window ACTCATAGTACCTCCAATGAATCTAGATTTCATGACTGGAATCTAGTTGAGTGCATTGgacatgtgtgtgtgtgtgtgtgccaCTCctaagagtcaatgggttaaagtctaaccatttgtaaATGGGACAATCACATGGCTTTTGGAGggcattttgtttatttgtggcCCAAGTAGCATCATTTGTGCCCGAGCGGAGCGAGGGTGCAAGTGATGCTACAAGGAACAAAAATAAACTACCTGCCCGAGAAAAGTCATTTGATTATCATTGTTATCAATACACAAGGCCAAATAGTACcaattcatttaataagaaatgcatgaaactatggtatggAAATGTCCCTCAGTGTATACAAACAAAGGTTGTGAGAATGAAAggaatgtatatatttgaagtgcggttgTAGACAAatgtagaagtgatcctcgcacttaaatAGGACGATCTCATTGGCCGAGCGAAATAATGTATTTTCAGCCTGCACATTTCCTGTTTGGCCCACAAAAAGGCGCGTTTTACAGAGGGCAATTTGTCATTTGGCCACgggtattgataataatgtaaCTACACTGTACAACAGAAAcagtttctcctcagttattttaagactctGTGTTGCTCCGGCTGGGGTTTGAACCCACACACTGAATGGGAGACcaattttcaacaacctgagccAACCAGTGGGTGGTTGAGTACCGTAATTCAAAGACATTTTCTATGACTGGTGCATGTTTTGCTTGGCTATCATGAAATAAGAAGATGTTCCGAATCAACTTAGTTGTAACAACATGGTGACATCCAGGACAATCCACAATGAGTGAGTGCATCTTTTGAATGCCCAGCCCAAAGTGCAGTCATATTTAGTGCAACAGTAGCAAGGTTCTTGTACATTACTGTTAAGATCTTGAACACTCATATACTGTACGAGGCCCAAGAAACTGACTCTATTGACAGGATGATCAGAGGAGCAACTGACTTAATCAGTGTTTTGAGAACATtgcacaagtgaaaccaaaataaaatgCATGTACATGTTTAAGTGTTTTTGCAAGCAAACCTGGTCGGTATCTTCATTGTCATCCAAGGGTTCTACTTTGATATTCACAGACTGCACGTGTGCAATGCGAGGATAAATGGAATCATCATCTTCATTGTCTATTGTTGCTGCACTGGAAGGTGAGTTTCCATCAAGGCTCAGTGGAGGTGATGGTGTCATCAAACCAGAGTAGCCTAGCTCTCTGGTACTCTCAGCAGCAGACAGGTTGTCAAGAACAGACTCATCTGTTTCCACAACCTGAAGATAAAAACGAAAAATGCATTGCAAATGGATTTTTACTGGCATCCAAACCCACTCGGGAGCTTCTGGACTACCTCTGCATTATTTCAAAAGAGTTTCCTGCCATGGGATCATCATTAAACAATAAAATTCTACATTTCCCAAACTTAAGTACTACCATAAATTTGGATTACCAATCAACTATGCCACCAGTTAGTTAAACAAATAGTTCAAAGTGAGCCGAAAGGATAAATTGTGTACCTTTATTGCAGCAGGTTTTTAAGGATGCAAGATGTTTATCAAAGTCCCACCTTAATTAGTTCTTCCACAATAGACTCAGTTCCGCCGGCAAGAGCAATATCAAGAGCAGTCTGTCCGTCATTATTCCTTATGCTTCTATCTGCACCAGCTACAATAAGGCTCTTAATGGCTTGTGTGCAGTACTCCACTTTATGACGCTCTCCACGAGCCAAGATATGTAGGACTGTTTCTCCTGAATCATTGACGGAATTCAATATAGCATCAGAATAATCCCCCATCTTCTTCCCTTTGTTAACTATAACCTCAATGCAGGACAGAAAGAAGTTTGGCTTGTGATCACCATTTACTAGCATGTGTGCTGCAGTGTGAAGGGGAGTTTGTCCATGTGCTTCATCTTTGATCATCAACGCTTCTTTCAAAAGTGCAACCATCTTTGAAAATTTTGGATTGAGTTCTTTCACTGTAAACTTGGGCCTTGATTTGTACAAGAACTGAATCGCCCGATGAAGGGCTGTCTCACCGTTTCCTGAAGATCTTGCCACAGGATTAAACCCACTGGCAAGCATCCACTCCAGAGCATTGCACTTTCCTAGAGCTGCTGCCCAGTGTATGAGGGGGAAGCGATTTTCCGTCACAGCATCTGGAACATCATCATCCTTGCTCCACCCTCCCTTGGTGTACTTTTCAACACATTCTTTTAGGTTGTCTAGATTTGACAATGATCCCAGCATATCAGTACAATTAACAATAGCAACTAGCAATTCGTGATGTTCTGGACACTCTTTGTTCTTTTCACAGAATGGTGTGCATTTGCGCATTGTAGGTTCTTGGTTCATCTTTGAGAAGTCTTGATAAGCCGTTGCCATAGAAGCCATCATAGCACTTGACAGGATTTTTATATCCCTTGCTGAATTGTTTCTTACAAACCTGAACAAAATGATATTAGTTTTGAGTCTGGATTTAAATACAATGTAAGAAACATTCAGATTCTTACCTCAAACTTGCATACAATGCACATATTAAGATCAACAAGCTGTCTTCTCTAAAAGTTGTAGGCTAGGAGAAGAGGGGCAAGGTAGGGGACTGGGGGAGACTTGCACATGAAAGGGGTGGGAATGCTCATTGTCTcacttaggggtgtaaatttctcacttagggtgttctgggcaaagcGCCATCATAGGTAGCCATGAAGGTCTTGTTTACAGTTGCAtgcaaagaaatataaaaatatacgGTACATTCAacatgttttaaatatggtctcttttaggggtcaaaagaAGCCTGGGGCACACCCGGATTGGTCTCCTTTATGGGttgaattcaaaatttccaatgAGCATCACTGTCCCTTCATATTCAAAgtccctcccccttccccctggGGGTAGGAGAAATATGGGGAAATTCAGCTCTCTTTAATCTTCCCTAGATGCTGTATGGTTCTGAATCCTTTTTGTCCCTCCAATGACAAGAATGTTTTACATCTATTGAGTATTCTCATTAACTGTACATGAAGAAGCAAGTACAGATAGAGATTATCAAAGGGTAAGAAGGCATTTCCCATACaccagccattttgaaaagaaagaaaccacCAGAACAATATTATGGTAACCAAATGCTGACCCAAGTGTGAGAAGGATTTCTACAAGTAAGAACCAACCATATCAGTTTACTGAAATAAGTAAACTTGGAGTTCAGTGCCCAAAATAAGAATCCACTTCCCCTTTAATATGGTTGCTATTGCTCTCTTTTATATCCACCAACTCTGAAGTAGACACAATATCACACTTTGTTGGCTGCAAAAAAGGTCCTTccttgttgttcttttttcctcATTCTTGCAAAAAACCTATATCTTTTTTTGTGTTCTTCCTCCCAGACTCAGaacacttgaaaaatattaattgatttttttaatgGTCGTACACCATAAAGTAACAAGGGAGTTTCGGCAACTGTTCAATCGTTATTAATTTGATTCCGTTGACCTGGCCTCTTATTTTAGTGCTGCTGGTTTACTCAATCACCAAGGATAAACAAAGGTATTCGTCTTTCAAAGCCGATTCGGGGAGACCTGAGCGAGAATTAAAAAAACCTTCATGACTCCCACGTGTACTGTCTTCATCCCGCCATAAACAAAATTATAATGTTAAATTCCTTCAAGATAACTCGAAGTGAACGCGTTTTCTTTCgagtttgaattttaatttaatattcaaATGGCTTATAACATCACCTAATCTACCGTCAGGACTTTATTATCGCTGATACAAATCGATTTTACGCAACCCGTTCGTCTAAAACCCATGCCAAAcgaaaaacaaagaattaaaattGTTACGTAAGAAgctaaaaatatctttaagtGGAACAGCACGTTCCCTCGGGACTGCATGCAATCGGCTGCCGTTGTCTACGGTTCCGAAGTGTATATCCTGctagttctgttttcttttattaCTTCAATCAAATGAAAAGTTGCGTTTCTTTGGACCTTTGTGTTTGAAAAGGAGCTAAAGGGCAAGTGGATCCCTCGAATCAAATGAAGGAAAGGCGGCAACCTTCGAGAATCTACCAGATTTCAGTCGCTAAGAAATTACCATCTTATCTTATTCCGATGGACAAAACAACGGAACAATTACTTTCCTTCACATGTTAAAATGAACACACATCGGGCGATTCGTTTCCGATTTCTGCGGTTTTTCATTTCGACAAAAAAGCCGCCGGGTTTCTCGCAAACAAAGACGATTGTTTCGGCGCGGCTGACTTGGCCGACCCTCTACGAATAGGCGTCATGTCCCTGatgagtgtttttttctttccttgctaGACTCTGTTTACGAAAACGGCTAATGAATTTTGTGAACAGCATCAAAACTTATTTATTCTTGTTTGCTGCACCAAATGCTGCTGACTTTAGAAAAACCCCCCTCATTTCAGCATTTGTGGCCACATCATCTTGAATCATCCGTGCTTCAGGGCTGTCAGCATCCGAAAGATCTTGACGAGTCAGTCAGCAAGACCACGACTTCGACGAATTTACCAAAACGACTTGACGCAGTGGTAAACAGTACCGGTATTCATCACTTTTCATTACCTGGCCTCGAAGTAGATCACTATGATCGGTAAGCAACCGAACGAGAGTCCGCGACATGACCGAGAATAAGCCTTCAGTTGACATCATAAACACAGCCGCGAGGGTTGTCGCTTTCGACTAAATTTATTCTTTACTTCGGCGGCACAGTAATTAATAACGAGGGAAAAGGATTTAATTGAAACTCACCTTGTCCCAGTTACTTCTAAGATGAAGATATAATTCGTTGAACTATGTTCTTTCTGAAGAGGACATGAAGCTGACGAAGGCGACTTCGCGGCAGTTCGTCAGCAGTAACCAATGCTATCTTTGAGGGAGGTAGCCTGGCTTGTCAATCAAACGTGCCACCACGGAAGGACGTGACAACATCAGGTATTATCTTCCTTACACCTCATAGGCTGCTTCCACAGTTTTGCATTTCAAATACTCTTGAGTTTGTCACCACAAACAAAGTGCTATTGAACACATCTGTGCTGTGAGTTGTCAGTTGTTCTTTGTCCTTAGCCAATCGGCCCTCCGCTGGGTGACTGGTGTCTTGTCCTTTATTCTCTTGCGACCTGTTGCGGTGTGGAgacagttcaattttttttcctcgttCCTCGTACCTTTTCATCGTTAATCGCATGGCTGACGATTGTTCGTCGATGCGTAATTATCGGCCACCCGACTCGTTCTTTGGTTGCTTCCTAAAAGAAATATCTTGGCGATGAATCTGGCCATCTGCCCCGGCTGACAGGATGTAAAAACTGTGCatcttgaaaattaaattaaattgaattaaacGCTCCTTCCGACTGAAAGCGGTCTGCACACTCAAATCGCGATATTTGGCTCTCCGGAAACAGACTGCTTCCTGTATCGTGTTTCTTTCAGATCGAAGCGGAAATCACGTATCCTACCTTTGTAAAGTCAGTTTCGAAACTTCTTTGAGTATCGTTATATGTGAACGTCCGTGTCTACTGTATAGCGAGTTCTGAAGGTCAAATACCAGACCAAAGTGGTAGGATATTCTGAAAACTCCCCCGTCACGAAACTTCAACCGAGCAAACTCCTCTTAACGAGATGGCATTCACTTTTCACTGGGAAATGAACGCCAAGGAAAGTAAGTTTCCTTACGGCTTCTATTTGACAAACTTTTTAAGTGAGAACCACTTGTTTTAGGCAAGAAACCGACGAACAACGGTAGTACTTCGATCTCAAACGTATAAAATGTCATTACTTATGTTAACTGTGAAGTGGCGATTGAATTAGAGATATAGAAGGCTATAACTTGGTCGATCGTTTGACACGAGAAGAGCTCCCCTTGCTCGTCAGGTACATGAAAGAGTCCCTCCCAAGCCGGGGGAGGGacagggggagggggagggggagggggagggggttgcCTTTAAAAGTGTGATTGTCTAAATAAAAAGGAACTTTCTTTAGTGCtcgggcactaattggggataccgctgtacagaaatcaaatcaagtaaCTCAAAGCAAATCAGATGTTGGTATTTGAAcggaggggaaaaccggagtaacgAGGAGAAGACCTGTAGGagcagagtctgggaattggTGGGAAGCAAGGGATGTCagtgcgccatccctgcttctCCTTACGTTTGGAAAAATATCGTGACGACTTTGTGACTAACACGGTTTTTGGGCAACCTTCACGTTGTGGTTACTCAGAACTCGCTTGATAGATTCCGTAACCCCTTGAACTTACGAGATAACGGCCGGAAATCAGCAACCGCAGTGATCTCGTCACACGTAGTGAAACCGGCTTTGTGCAGTTATGCAAGAAAGTCTTTCGGTAGCCACTGCCATTTAAAACGCTGAGTACAAATTCTCGTTCCTTCGCCTAAGAATCACAGAAAGATGGAAATCATTCACTTTTCATGGTCAAAAGGGTGGTGAGAGTAAAACGGGAGATATTCAAGTTATTTGTCAATTTGTCTGGTTTTTCCGTGATCAGTTGTCTCTAGATTTCCGTGGTCCGCTATGCAACCTCGATCCCAGGGTTTCCATTGTACAACGAGACCCCAGGAACGAGGTTGGTCCGCTATGTTGGTTAAATTGAGAAAGGACGAGCATCTATTAGTTTCACGTTCAATGGTGGAATGAACAGACGGCTCAAATGAATTTTCATGCAAAGAAGGTGTTCTGCGTCATACCCAGGGATCGCACGGAGATGACATCTGTGGCATatattttccagaaaaaaaggcAGGACCAATGAAGATGGTCAACCAGGCTGGTTGCAGTGTGAACATTAAGTTCCGTAATTTGCCTGTAattaatggcaagtcaattccCATGCCTTTTATTGAATTCTTCCACTAAAATCATGGGCTTTGAGTCACACCGTAGTTCCTCACACCTCTCCAAAAAATATGTTACTGACAGTTTTTTTTAGATTAATGTGTTTCGCTCATGATGCAAATCTCCACTACCTTTTTGACAATCCTGGTCAGTAAAAATTCTCAGATTCTTGTAGTGAACTTGATGAATAATAGAATGAAATTCAAGAATTGAACAACGTTGTTCAAGTGAGACACCAGCGAATATGCATCAAAGTATATAACAAGTTTATTTTACAAACAAGTGAATAACATTTATCTTTTAACTCAATACCAAAAGCAAATCGGAAATTACAGTTTCATCTTCACTAACGTTCAATTTGTACTAGAGCAGGAAAGGTGCGCATACGCAGACGTTCGACTTCGGCCCGCAACACCGCCACCTCCTGCGCCTGCGCCTTGGCGAGGTCCACCAACTTGCGTCGTGCCACAATGTCCTGTAAGCGTCTCTCGGCCCCAGTATCTGAGCGACCAGCAGCTGCAAGTTAAGAAAGGGAAAGGAAATTTAATAGATGGAATAACCGGCTCGgagcccgcttttcttttggtcaccaCCAAGAACAAAGACGCAAAAGCAGCCACAGCAGGATGTCCGTGAAATACGGACTCCTTCctttccccctcccctcctccgCCGATCTCAAAATCTCAAAAAGTAATTCCAAAACAGGAACGATGACTCAAAACGTTAactagtgaaaataaacatCGAACTGTTAACGCTCACCATTTGCCTCGTTGACATTCCTTCGCTCCGCAACAGACAAAGCAAGTTCTTCCAGATCAGCATCAAGCTgttcattttccttttcttttcgtcGAATCAATCTCTTGACGTTTTTGATGCTTTCTTTACGATCGCTGATGTTGCGGTGGTGCATCTTTTCTTGTAAAGTTAGCGTTTGCTCCAGGGTTGCTATTTCCTGCTGTTGCCTGGCTTGTTGGTCTCCTTCTGACAAAAACTGCAACAAAGGAAAATTCACGTTAGAGAAATGGCCCATCACATTCACCAGCTCTTAAATCTTAATTCACCGGCCTATGTGACCTTTTGTAAAATTCATCAATAATTCAAGAGGGCGGCAGCCCACAGAAACATGGCAGTTTTTTTAGGTTAAAAATGGGTACAACTGGTAACTTGGCACTTCATATCACGCGTAAAATATTTCTGCTACCCGAAGAGGAGatataaaatgaattttagcTGTACGAGCTATCCATAGAAACGTTttgacaaaattttgaaaacaacgtGTTTATTTGCATGTTTGCAAAGTTGGTCGCCAAGttttctccctgtttcgcctctGTAGATTTTTTTCCATATGTTTCCGGTCCAGAGGTTATCTGCTGGAAAACTTTTTCCGGAATAGAACGTATAATAATAACGTCACGGCGACCATGTGGATGTGCCAGTCAACTTGAATCCGTTGGATGAAATTTAGAAGCAACAGATTGGTTTAAATACCAAACAAAATAATTCATTGTTTGTAACCTGTTGAAGTTCTTTGGTTACTCTCAACAGCTGAATGTCACGAATCTTGGCCAAAAGATCCTGGGACTGCATTTCCATCTTCTTGTGCTCCCTGTGAAGAGAGCCGACAAATACTTGTTCAGCTATGATTGTGTTAagatgtaatatatcaaacacgagaaggagtgtttcatcggatatcaaaacaccgagaagcgagttgaaaaacgaggccgaaggccgagttttttaaccgatttcgaggtggttggatatctgatgaaacactctttcgagtgtttgatattgcttctcaaaggaatcggtattttaagagatatttgggatcaaagttggcgaaattttatgctaattaagaccagatatcaaaacttccttcacggtagtgatttcttttgtttttggcttatgaattattaatgagtttgagaataaaTATGGCAACAACCTTCTCCTGTAGATATCAACATTATTGAGCATCAGagaatacttaacaattattccttgagcgcgcgttggatatcagatggtaaatagccaacgaggcgccagcgccgagttggctataaaaAGTCtaatatccaacaagcgcgaaaggaataattgtttcattgaattttcattaaattgtaAACGattggacacttggaaattaaagccaaacagtttccagcttggcaacacttgacgcacTCAGTTTCCATGTTATAGGTCATACggtgataaccgagattgagtgaactaatcagaaagctagaaacacAATATCAGAGGTGTAATAACGGATATTAACGTTTGACACAGAAAATGAAACTATTTGTGACGATCATTGCTCACTCGTgcatcttatttatttatttatttatttattttataacaactttatttgcaaagaacatcgcaaaaagggtgctgccagggaagaactgaatcctcatatacggcaacccccaaaacagattagaataaaacaaatataatatattaataaacattaaatatagaaatattaagaaactataaaatataaatacattgtacggtcattaaaaatatttgaactataaacatggagaaaatgtagaaatatttacaaagagtaaagaaaaatgaatggataaaaagattactgagtcacgttgtataaataacttttaagaccttttttaaatttactgacagaattacaatgaactaaattttctggcagatCATTCCACTTATTAATATACCTTAGCCAAAAGGAGAATTTATAGATGTTAGTTCGAGCATATGGTGTCCAAATTTTGTAACCATGAGCAGACCAGGTACGACCTTTCGAAAACTGTAAGTAATCATGTAAATtgactttagaaaaaccattaataaacttaaataattggACTATGCTAAGAAAGTCACGACGAGAGAGAAGACTTGGCCATCCCAGGTATTCTAAACGTTCATTGTACTCAATGGAACTCCCTAAAATCCATCTTGAGACATTCCTCTGAATTTTTTCGAGTTTATCAGATAGATATTGCTGGTGAGGATTCCACACAGGACACGCATATTCAATGGTTGGACGAGAAACAACACGAACTAGCAGATGACTTGATAGCTCAGTGCTAGAGATGCGAAATCGCACCGCCATGGGATCTCAAGAGGATTTTTTTCAGCCTGCCTGTTTGCAACAGCTAAAGTTGTTATCACAAATCATGGTACTATTTACCATTCCAATCGATGAATTCCTTTCCTGAactctttgctgttttccatTGTTGCGATCTTTCCTTTTCCAAGGGTCTAAAAACCGAAGCAGGCAAACACTTTTCAACCTATCACATTTCTGTTATCTTGCGTGGCATATCTTATTAACAATTAGTTTATAATCATTTATGGAAATGAGTACGAGCAACGGGGCTTGATTACGTGAACACTTAAAACGTTTCTTCCTCCTTCTCTTGAGTTCCAGTTTCTTCCTCCTTTCCCATGGTTCGAACACAGTGAGCCACTTAAATTTACAAACGTTTCCTTTCACGTTCAAAGGCACTGGCATCTTGATTAATTGGGGCCTTTTTTTTTGCCACAAATAGCTTTTTGTGTAATGGCAACAGGGCAACCGTAAGGcatcaaaaaaattattaaagaagacggcgcccgggaaatttgaaaataaaaataattttaattcatttatttcagatacaaacgctttctttgaaaaaaaattcaaacaaatttgattattaacatttttcttgtagttttatgttgttttgttttgtcagtGTGGAGGTTCCCTTTCTTCTTAATCACttccaccacaacatgacagtTTGCGGCCTATCCCTTACACTAAGGGAACACAGAAAGACGCAAAAATCTTGAACAAAAATTCATGtttcaactaggtacactctatcctcacggaatcaatgaacgtcTTTCGTTGCATTaattattcacaaattcatgtcatcatatttccaccaatggcaaggCTCCTCCCACAatacccacaattcctctattcgctctgacgaaaggctaacgcccgaaacgtcagctttccaaatctttcacggtaattcgacctttatcaactcatttgataaaaccaaattttcatgtttcactctcccaccgacgcagcagcacagtttctttagaaaccaaAAAATTGTCCCTTTTAAAACATTCAGGCGTCAAAAAAACTTTGTTCCAAGTTACTTACTGTTATTTGCGCATTAAGATCCTCAACCACCGAGCGGTGAATCAATGCACTTTCAGTGTAGTCCGTGATAAAGGAACCTGGAGCGACCTCCACCTAAAAGAGAAAGTAAAATGGTCACGTCCTATCATCttacttagaaaaaaaaaacatctgaaaGTAAGCAAAACACGGACGAGAGACCAACCTGTCCCTGTTTTAACAGCAATTGAACCTCTAAATTAATAAGGAACCTTGTTTTCTCATCTCTCAacctaaagaaaaaaatggttaCTATCAAGAAGCCTCCGATGCAGCCAGGCAATCAGTTCGCTGGGGATGATAGATTGTGCTCCAAGTAATAGAATGTCTGCGAAGAAAGAAACAACTGTCTGCTATCGAGACTTTCCTATTTGACTGATGTGTCATTTGAAACCACAGATAAGCAAGATTATAGATCCCCATGGACTAAAACTGACGTTTTCCAGATATTACCAGCCGAGTTGCCCAAGCTGAAGCACACAGTAAAGAGACGTGTTAAGTAATTCTGCGGCAAAAAGATTCATTTTCTTCAGAAAGACGCCACAGTCTGCTTCAGACGTGGACACATTTGTGAAACATGTAATTACATGAAAGTTTATGAGAACTTAATAACTGTCATAAATTGAGGATAAGCACTTTCCGACGTCTTGTGAAGTCCCTCAATGAATAAGCATGCATCTTAGTAGCTTGCAATTCGTCACTAACAAAATGAACGTGGAGCGGggtggagggggaggggggaagtaACAAGGGAAAAGGAGCCCTTCCCAAGCAACGTCTTCGGCCTTTCCTTTCGCTTTGGGGTTGAAAAAGTCTACGAAGGAAGTTAGATAAAACGGCAGTACCTAATCAAATAAACGATTAAGTTTCAAGGAGACACTACACAGGTTGAGGAGCCTGTTCAGCAGAGATTGGACTAAATGTGTCAGTCTTTGATTTTAACGTTATGAATTAAGTGCATTTTCATTCAAAATACCTTTGTAGTCCCTGAAGAGTGTGTTCCAGTTCACTGTTGACCTTTTCGTCCTCTTCAGTTCTCCTTTGCAGGAAAGCGTTCATTTCAGCCAACACAAGCGCTTTAGCCTTCAACTATACGATAACAAACCCAACTTCATTGTCTATTATTTATTTCAGTGATTATGGTTGATAACTCTGTCGCAGAGTACTTATCATAAGTCATTTTGATGACGAAACTCGCAATCTGTACTGTTAGCATcgacttaaggtaattcccttgaaaatgacgtattatctagatttttgtcaaacttggcacaattgatattcatacacaggtcttttaagtgttttttaccgaattacgcgagaagcgtccgaaacttgatcaaccggaaaatttgttgttatatagcaaaagctactgaatattacagaaaacttgagcctacttgtttgtccggaCCACTATCTTTtcgtaaagtgatttcaaatttctCGGTCTTGTAAAGCAATGAAAGCACATTGGACCACTACAGTCATCTCATTGCACTCAGTGCTCCATTGATGCTCCAgatgcagtttcacgtcatttgcATGTAACTACTACAACCTCTACTacccaactttttttctccttaaaatgtgttttccatgtacctattacgagtaaataaaaccattaaaaaggggggtcaccctgctcgtttcttcgcaacacaACA containing:
- the LOC138043939 gene encoding ankyrin repeat domain-containing protein 24-like isoform X2, giving the protein MMASMATAYQDFSKMNQEPTMRKCTPFCEKNKECPEHHELLVAIVNCTDMLGSLSNLDNLKECVEKYTKGGWSKDDDVPDAVTENRFPLIHWAAALGKCNALEWMLASGFNPVARSSGNGETALHRAIQFLYKSRPKFTVKELNPKFSKMVALLKEALMIKDEAHGQTPLHTAAHMLVNGDHKPNFFLSCIEVIVNKGKKMGDYSDAILNSVNDSGETVLHILARGERHKVEYCTQAIKSLIVAGADRSIRNNDGQTALDIALAGGTESIVEELIKVVETDESVLDNLSAAESTRELGYSGLMTPSPPLSLDGNSPSSAATIDNEDDDSIYPRIAHVQSVNIKVEPLDDNEDTDQQIQQLQEEQASSSASSSDLTSNSPLLKHLGEAGLLNDVSALLSRARNRDESNLRKIQTQAKEVDAQISTKLKEIERMKLEVSSLKLKRKRCDAEVDKLYKRLASCDSALKEIPGPHSSTSSSM
- the LOC138043939 gene encoding uncharacterized protein isoform X1, whose product is MMASMATAYQDFSKMNQEPTMRKCTPFCEKNKECPEHHELLVAIVNCTDMLGSLSNLDNLKECVEKYTKGGWSKDDDVPDAVTENRFPLIHWAAALGKCNALEWMLASGFNPVARSSGNGETALHRAIQFLYKSRPKFTVKELNPKFSKMVALLKEALMIKDEAHGQTPLHTAAHMLVNGDHKPNFFLSCIEVIVNKGKKMGDYSDAILNSVNDSGETVLHILARGERHKVEYCTQAIKSLIVAGADRSIRNNDGQTALDIALAGGTESIVEELIKVVETDESVLDNLSAAESTRELGYSGLMTPSPPLSLDGNSPSSAATIDNEDDDSIYPRIAHVQSVNIKVEPLDDNEDTDQLTGVSSFLQQIQQLQEEQASSSASSSDLTSNSPLLKHLGEAGLLNDVSALLSRARNRDESNLRKIQTQAKEVDAQISTKLKEIERMKLEVSSLKLKRKRCDAEVDKLYKRLASCDSALKEIPGPHSSTSSSM